The Acinetobacter defluvii genome includes a region encoding these proteins:
- a CDS encoding 16S rRNA (uracil(1498)-N(3))-methyltransferase, which translates to MNIVLLDPRQTQSETWTITSKRQLEHLHNHVEVQVGDTLKVGIREGKRYLTEIVNVSENAIEIQQIEQQGVPAKLPVTLIVAMPRPKVLRRLIMDAVTLGVEKIILLHSYRVDKSYWQTPFLQQLEHYVTLGLEQAGDTIAPQIEQHKRFKPFVEDILPTLITQEKPAFVAHPYVTAKMPCAINHACTIIIGPEGGFIPYEIDLLVKNGCQAVSLGSRIIRTETVIAYALGRLFGTT; encoded by the coding sequence ATGAATATCGTCCTATTAGACCCACGACAAACGCAGTCTGAAACATGGACAATCACCTCAAAAAGACAACTTGAGCATTTACATAACCATGTGGAGGTTCAGGTTGGAGATACTTTAAAAGTTGGTATTCGTGAAGGAAAACGTTATTTGACTGAGATTGTAAATGTTTCAGAAAATGCTATTGAAATTCAACAGATTGAACAACAAGGCGTTCCTGCCAAATTACCTGTAACTTTGATTGTGGCAATGCCTAGACCCAAAGTTTTGCGTCGTTTGATCATGGATGCTGTGACCTTAGGTGTAGAAAAAATTATTCTTTTACATAGTTATCGGGTGGATAAGAGTTATTGGCAAACACCATTTTTACAACAACTTGAGCATTATGTAACTTTAGGTTTAGAGCAAGCAGGCGATACCATAGCACCGCAAATTGAACAGCATAAACGCTTTAAACCTTTTGTGGAAGATATCTTACCGACATTGATAACTCAGGAAAAACCTGCTTTTGTGGCACATCCTTATGTCACAGCAAAAATGCCTTGTGCAATTAATCATGCCTGTACGATCATCATTGGACCTGAAGGTGGCTTTATTCCATATGAGATTGATTTACTTGTTAAAAATGGCTGCCAAGCTGTGAGCTTAGGCAGCCGTATTATCCGTACTGAAACGGTGATTGCTTATGCATTAGGGCGTTTGTTTGGCACGACCTGA
- a CDS encoding mechanosensitive ion channel family protein: protein MAEESTKLSEVAQDTTQLLHDAGEKTAATVIKHTAKYNDAYTTIDKIMDGFWERVPYFCIAFVVLIIFWLLSKVFKLFVRKTLENRSYTRQNLVLVLNRVGSTFIIFFGFLIAMVIAIPGFTPGQLMSALGIGSVAIGFAFKDIFQNMLSGILILLGEPFKIGDSIVVNNLEGTVEDIQIRATFLQSPDGRRIVIPNATVYTSAVIVNTAYARRRCEFVVGIGYEDNVQEAKNIIMKILDHDQTILSQPIFSVNVAALADFSVNLKVQWWVNTTETTTSASVSKVQEEVVRSFAEHNISIPYPVQEVKVYRGETDQDDDSGRAKQTP from the coding sequence GTGGCTGAAGAATCAACCAAGTTAAGTGAAGTCGCCCAAGATACTACGCAACTGCTACACGATGCAGGTGAAAAAACTGCTGCAACCGTCATTAAACACACGGCAAAGTATAATGATGCCTATACCACCATCGACAAAATTATGGATGGTTTTTGGGAGCGTGTACCTTATTTCTGCATTGCGTTTGTAGTACTGATCATTTTCTGGTTACTTTCCAAAGTATTTAAATTATTTGTGCGTAAAACTTTAGAAAATCGCTCTTATACTCGACAAAATTTAGTATTAGTGCTGAACCGTGTTGGTAGTACCTTTATCATTTTCTTTGGTTTTCTGATCGCCATGGTGATTGCTATTCCTGGTTTTACGCCTGGTCAATTGATGAGTGCTTTGGGAATTGGTTCAGTTGCGATTGGTTTTGCCTTCAAAGACATTTTCCAAAACATGTTATCAGGTATTTTAATTTTGCTTGGCGAACCCTTTAAAATTGGCGATAGCATTGTGGTCAATAATCTAGAAGGAACTGTTGAGGATATTCAGATTCGTGCGACTTTTTTACAATCTCCCGATGGTCGCCGTATCGTAATTCCAAATGCAACGGTTTATACCAGTGCGGTTATTGTGAATACCGCCTATGCACGTCGTCGCTGTGAATTTGTGGTCGGTATTGGCTATGAGGATAATGTTCAAGAAGCCAAAAACATTATCATGAAAATTTTGGATCATGATCAAACCATTCTTAGCCAGCCTATCTTTAGTGTCAACGTGGCTGCTTTGGCAGATTTCTCTGTAAATCTCAAAGTACAATGGTGGGTAAATACCACTGAAACTACGACCTCTGCATCCGTGAGCAAAGTACAAGAGGAAGTCGTTCGCTCTTTTGCTGAGCATAATATTTCAATTCCTTATCCTGTTCAGGAAGTCAAAGTCTATCGTGGTGAAACGGATCAAGATGATGATTCAGGTCGTGCCAAACAAACGCCCTAA
- the acs gene encoding acetate--CoA ligase encodes MKEIYPVPEQFVKTARTNEQQYFERYQQSIDDPEMFWAEAAKKLDWIKPFTQVKNTSYDRENFKIEWFADGQLNVSANCLDRHLKEHPLKPAIIWEGDHPSRHKIISFVELHDEVCRFANVLKKHGVKKGDRVVLYMPMVPETTIAMLACTRIGAVHCVVFGGFSPDSLASRIEDSQAKLIITADSGLRGGKPIPIKENVNAALNLKGTESVETVLTVYRTGEPIEMKEGRDLWYHMEIMTVTDDCPPEPMNAEDPLFILYTSGSTGKPKGVLHTTGGYLTYVNCTFREIFDIKQDDVFWCTADVGWITGHSYVLYGPLSNGTTTLISEGVPQYPTWARTGHIVDKHHVTILYTAPTAIRAMMREGDAYIRESDRSSLRLLGSVGEPINPEAWNWYYTVVGESRCPIVDTWWQTETGGILISPLPGATALKPGSATRPFFGVQPALVDADGVELEGEAEGNLIIKDSWPGQMRTIWGDPERFIEAYFSTYPGSYFTGDGARRDKDGYYWITGRVDDVLNVSGHRLGTAEIESALVAHELVAESAVVGMPHDIKGQGIAAYVTLQADANETDELRKELVSWVRRVLGPVATPDAIYWAPALPKTRSGKIMRRILRKIAANELDSLGDTSTLADPSVVDQLIKEVQAHP; translated from the coding sequence ATGAAAGAGATCTATCCTGTACCAGAACAATTTGTAAAAACAGCAAGAACCAATGAACAGCAGTATTTTGAGCGTTATCAACAGTCTATTGATGATCCTGAAATGTTTTGGGCAGAAGCTGCAAAGAAACTGGATTGGATCAAACCATTTACCCAAGTCAAAAATACCAGTTATGATCGAGAGAATTTTAAAATTGAATGGTTTGCAGATGGGCAGCTTAATGTCAGTGCAAACTGTTTGGATCGACATTTAAAAGAACATCCATTAAAGCCTGCAATCATTTGGGAAGGCGATCATCCTTCACGTCATAAAATTATTTCTTTTGTTGAATTGCATGATGAAGTCTGTCGCTTTGCCAATGTCTTAAAAAAACATGGAGTAAAAAAAGGCGATCGTGTCGTACTCTATATGCCAATGGTACCTGAAACAACCATTGCAATGTTGGCATGTACGCGTATTGGTGCAGTGCATTGCGTGGTCTTTGGGGGGTTTTCACCCGACTCGTTGGCGAGCCGAATTGAAGACAGTCAGGCAAAATTAATTATTACAGCAGATTCAGGACTGCGTGGTGGCAAACCCATTCCGATCAAAGAAAATGTGAATGCAGCTTTGAATTTAAAAGGAACAGAATCGGTTGAAACTGTGCTTACTGTGTATCGCACAGGTGAACCCATCGAGATGAAAGAAGGGCGTGATTTGTGGTATCACATGGAAATCATGACCGTCACGGATGATTGCCCGCCTGAACCGATGAATGCTGAAGATCCGTTATTTATTCTTTATACTTCAGGTTCAACAGGTAAACCCAAAGGTGTATTACATACGACAGGGGGATATCTGACTTACGTGAATTGTACATTTCGTGAAATTTTTGATATTAAACAAGATGATGTTTTTTGGTGTACTGCTGATGTAGGCTGGATTACAGGGCATTCCTATGTGCTTTATGGACCACTTTCTAATGGAACAACCACTTTAATTTCAGAAGGGGTTCCACAGTATCCAACGTGGGCACGTACAGGGCATATCGTTGACAAACACCATGTCACGATTTTATATACTGCACCCACTGCCATCCGTGCCATGATGCGTGAGGGTGATGCATATATTCGTGAAAGTGATCGTAGTAGTTTACGTTTACTAGGGTCGGTAGGAGAGCCGATTAATCCTGAAGCGTGGAATTGGTATTATACTGTGGTGGGTGAAAGTCGTTGCCCAATTGTGGACACATGGTGGCAAACGGAAACAGGAGGGATTCTCATTTCACCTTTGCCGGGTGCAACTGCACTCAAACCGGGTTCGGCAACACGTCCATTCTTTGGGGTGCAACCTGCTTTGGTGGATGCTGATGGGGTTGAACTTGAAGGCGAAGCTGAAGGCAATTTAATTATTAAAGATTCTTGGCCAGGGCAAATGCGTACCATTTGGGGCGATCCTGAGCGTTTTATTGAGGCATATTTCTCTACTTATCCAGGGAGTTACTTTACAGGTGATGGTGCACGTCGTGACAAAGATGGTTATTATTGGATCACAGGACGGGTAGATGATGTTCTTAATGTTTCAGGGCATCGTTTGGGTACAGCAGAAATAGAAAGTGCTTTGGTTGCGCATGAATTGGTCGCAGAGTCTGCTGTGGTGGGTATGCCGCATGATATTAAAGGTCAAGGAATCGCAGCCTATGTGACTTTACAAGCTGATGCCAATGAAACCGATGAGTTGCGTAAAGAGTTGGTAAGTTGGGTACGTAGAGTTTTAGGACCTGTGGCAACACCTGATGCGATCTATTGGGCACCTGCATTGCCTAAAACCCGTTCAGGTAAAATCATGCGCCGTATTCTGCGTAAGATTGCAGCCAATGAGCTGGACAGTTTAGGCGATACTTCGACTTTGGCTGATCCAAGTGTGGTCGATCAATTAATCAAAGAAGTACAAGCACATCCATAG
- a CDS encoding TetR/AcrR family transcriptional regulator, with product MKEQALLERIFPSKKNEVKRAILYDALKCFTQFGADSTTIEMIKQQSNMSIGSIYHHFKNKEGILAALFFAAIDDLNHVREQQLIQSHNSKESVIAVIFSYIDWIDDHPHFAEIMLTRELDIMHSEHAESFKKRKSMYRKRLINWFSIPQNIQDVQHIPKELIPSLVLGVTEHYAKSWLLGQTKSPPEHLKEELALMTWGLLESYQF from the coding sequence ATGAAAGAGCAAGCTTTATTAGAACGAATTTTTCCGAGTAAAAAAAATGAAGTCAAACGAGCGATACTTTATGATGCCTTAAAATGTTTTACTCAATTTGGTGCAGATAGCACCACGATTGAAATGATCAAACAACAGTCGAATATGAGTATTGGTTCGATTTATCACCATTTTAAAAATAAAGAAGGAATTTTAGCTGCATTATTTTTTGCAGCGATTGATGATCTCAATCATGTGCGAGAACAGCAACTAATTCAATCCCATAACTCCAAGGAAAGTGTGATTGCGGTGATTTTTAGTTATATTGATTGGATTGATGACCATCCACATTTTGCTGAAATTATGTTGACACGTGAATTAGATATTATGCACAGTGAACATGCTGAAAGCTTTAAAAAAAGAAAAAGTATGTATAGAAAAAGACTGATTAATTGGTTTTCTATTCCTCAAAATATACAAGATGTGCAACATATCCCCAAAGAGTTGATTCCTTCTCTAGTTTTGGGGGTGACTGAACATTATGCAAAATCATGGTTACTCGGACAGACGAAATCCCCACCTGAGCATTTAAAAGAAGAGTTGGCGCTAATGACTTGGGGGCTATTGGAATCTTATCAGTTTTAA
- a CDS encoding Csu type fimbrial protein, with amino-acid sequence MKKTHVLASGLLVASSLLAAPAMAAITGQVDVKLKISAGCTVENAEVEGNMNKFGVLDFGQSSSTWANVLTAEVASAGDGGDLTVVCDESVGQFNVSVNGGERSNRTLSNATDTVNYNVYQDAGRTQLYAIDQNVPFTVGTGNTPVKVPMFGAVPANATAVSEGDYKDTLLVTVSF; translated from the coding sequence ATGAAAAAGACTCATGTATTGGCTTCTGGATTGTTGGTTGCTTCTTCATTACTTGCAGCGCCTGCTATGGCAGCGATTACAGGACAAGTAGATGTAAAGTTAAAAATTTCTGCGGGTTGTACTGTAGAAAATGCTGAAGTCGAAGGTAACATGAACAAATTTGGTGTGCTTGATTTCGGTCAATCTTCATCAACTTGGGCAAACGTATTAACCGCTGAGGTCGCATCTGCGGGCGATGGTGGTGACTTAACTGTTGTGTGTGATGAGAGTGTTGGACAATTTAACGTTAGCGTAAATGGTGGTGAACGTAGTAATCGTACATTATCCAATGCGACTGATACCGTTAACTATAATGTGTATCAAGATGCCGGACGTACTCAACTTTACGCAATTGATCAAAATGTACCTTTTACTGTAGGTACGGGCAATACGCCAGTAAAAGTCCCAATGTTTGGTGCAGTACCTGCAAATGCTACTGCAGTTTCAGAAGGGGATTATAAAGATACTTTACTTGTAACAGTTTCTTTCTAA
- a CDS encoding spore coat protein U domain-containing protein, whose product MFKSMKLKTLCLSGCVFLNTQFVYAGSGSVSLKSEITLEPACLINQKNALQGEHIPQLGLLDFGEQGSAFTHASAILSNEFNNAISILCPEGSHVKVVFNAGLNATQVPPQFAAEYQRAMANGAGEYIAYQIYENNKAGKVLTPEASLDFLGGDEYVFRIYAEAVNLQSLSKGEYSDQITISVNF is encoded by the coding sequence ATGTTTAAAAGCATGAAACTCAAAACCCTCTGCTTGAGTGGATGTGTTTTTTTAAATACCCAATTTGTGTATGCAGGTTCTGGAAGTGTGAGCTTAAAAAGTGAAATTACTTTAGAGCCTGCGTGCTTGATTAACCAAAAGAACGCTTTGCAAGGTGAGCATATTCCTCAATTAGGATTATTAGATTTTGGTGAACAAGGTTCAGCTTTTACCCATGCATCAGCGATTTTAAGTAATGAATTTAATAATGCGATCTCTATTTTATGTCCTGAAGGTAGCCATGTAAAAGTCGTGTTTAATGCAGGATTAAATGCAACACAAGTTCCTCCTCAGTTTGCAGCTGAATACCAACGTGCCATGGCGAATGGCGCTGGAGAATATATTGCATATCAGATTTATGAAAATAATAAAGCTGGAAAGGTGCTTACACCCGAAGCATCCCTCGACTTTTTAGGGGGAGATGAATATGTTTTTCGTATTTATGCGGAAGCTGTAAATCTACAGTCGCTTTCCAAAGGTGAATATAGCGACCAAATTACGATTAGTGTGAATTTTTAA
- a CDS encoding Csu type fimbrial protein, translating to MFKQLLKMTTPIFLLFYSMACVAEPSATIEVSAQIEAGCVFQQSPIGLNFGIHASTAQESTVTANISNTQQTWKIECTPNTPVNITFGNGKSVNTQTQNRRLKHNSAEHYLDYMLYQDANLSQPIGTTSDNTLTKQSTTQNYLLDFQIYGVVDLSQGAVNKMPGQYTDDVLITITW from the coding sequence ATGTTTAAACAGCTATTAAAAATGACAACGCCTATTTTTTTATTATTTTATTCAATGGCATGTGTTGCTGAACCATCAGCCACGATTGAGGTCAGTGCACAAATTGAGGCGGGTTGTGTTTTTCAACAATCACCCATAGGGCTGAATTTTGGGATACATGCGTCAACTGCTCAAGAAAGCACAGTAACAGCAAATATAAGTAATACACAGCAAACGTGGAAAATTGAGTGTACGCCGAATACACCCGTCAATATCACTTTTGGAAATGGAAAAAGTGTAAATACCCAGACACAAAACCGACGACTTAAGCATAACTCTGCTGAGCATTATCTGGATTATATGTTGTACCAAGATGCTAATTTAAGCCAGCCCATAGGCACTACCAGCGATAATACTTTAACCAAGCAAAGCACAACACAAAACTATTTACTCGACTTTCAAATTTATGGTGTGGTGGATTTAAGTCAAGGGGCAGTGAATAAAATGCCTGGTCAATATACAGATGACGTTTTAATTACGATTACATGGTGA
- a CDS encoding fimbrial biogenesis chaperone, with amino-acid sequence MKNFFKQPSSIHQLLTRVVTVAAMLSPAVAYSQANFLIWPIYPVIENNQKAVAVWLENVGDSPATVQVRVFKWSQDQHKEQFSTQQEIIPSPPIVKIPAGTKQMIRLTRAVATPELKEHAYRVIVDELPVATDDQNKATSVNFKMRYSIPLFTYGQGIGSGSNQETQKQNARNPLAKPILKWNLAQHESKDVLEVSNSGAMVARISEFKSAGQSFKAQAANNAYGYVLPNSKIYFNLNADLKNQLLKNNLLEAVVGSKKETVTIEKQ; translated from the coding sequence ATGAAAAACTTTTTTAAGCAACCCTCTTCCATTCACCAGTTATTGACACGCGTTGTTACTGTTGCTGCGATGTTGAGTCCTGCTGTGGCATATAGCCAAGCGAATTTTCTCATTTGGCCGATTTATCCTGTGATTGAAAATAATCAAAAAGCGGTCGCTGTATGGTTAGAAAATGTCGGAGATAGTCCTGCAACGGTTCAAGTCCGAGTATTTAAGTGGAGTCAAGATCAACACAAAGAACAGTTTTCAACCCAACAAGAAATTATCCCGAGTCCCCCGATTGTAAAAATTCCTGCGGGGACGAAGCAAATGATTCGTTTGACACGGGCAGTGGCGACGCCTGAACTGAAAGAACATGCTTATCGCGTCATTGTGGATGAACTTCCTGTCGCAACAGACGATCAAAATAAAGCCACCAGTGTGAATTTTAAAATGCGCTATTCCATTCCATTATTTACTTATGGTCAAGGGATTGGAAGTGGTTCAAATCAAGAAACCCAAAAGCAAAATGCAAGAAATCCCTTGGCAAAACCTATTTTAAAATGGAATTTGGCGCAGCACGAGTCGAAGGATGTTCTTGAGGTGAGTAATTCTGGGGCAATGGTCGCAAGAATTTCTGAGTTTAAAAGTGCAGGTCAGTCTTTTAAAGCACAGGCAGCAAATAATGCATATGGCTATGTACTGCCTAATAGCAAAATTTATTTTAATTTAAATGCTGATCTCAAAAATCAACTTTTAAAAAATAATTTATTAGAAGCGGTAGTGGGTTCAAAGAAAGAAACGGTGACTATTGAAAAACAATAG
- a CDS encoding fimbria/pilus outer membrane usher protein → MKEYVSLKRSTLAQCIIIIFCAPSFHLHAETFLEIPDAVQTIQEIPPIKLYLDLVINSYSTQKVVTIIAVDDHYYLQKIVLNDLDINPEHFHTQQALKSEDLLHLGINSQPDEWVQLDQQSEIKTAYNASHQQILLEMPSNWLPEQQLGKDYWYKRTTAQSGMGLLNNYDIYVQKPHHQSTSYNILTEQRFFSPYGSLKNTGNFRSFKNSINQKTENDYIRYDTHWQFDSEDNIATLEIGDIYSARKNSWTQSVRLGGIQLRRNYSIRPDLITYPLPQFTGESALPSTVDLFINGLKSSTDHIQPGPYVLNSVPFINGRGEAVVVTTDAVGRQVSTTVPFYVSGDLLQPKLFDYSISAGKLRENYGIKNFDYGDLIGSFDGRYGVTPWLTAEAHAEGNNDVWNMGFGQVFKLYNFGVLNTSYSYSQANANQHNLEHDVSGHQWTVGYQYQQPHFGFNALHSKQSENFKRVANYYTDGLISINAQESTVANMHFSTKKSGAFGIGYFGIKRDGFDDSELLSLSWAPVLPSELKGATLSLSANRDLKQDTWNAGVQLTIPWGQTRSYLNTGYQYQQDGRNSAYVNYNYQMPTEGGFGVNLTHRYNEGSDGYNQAQVNYRNRYFNLQAGISGDDNYDQWYGLAGSLIWMKNTIFAANRLGESFSLISTNGHANIPIRYENNLIGETNKKGYLFVPNVTPYYGAKYSIDPLNLSSNYATPVVEQRTAAKLGTGIVVDFPVKKVQAGSIYLKRENGEPLPAGAVVYQEGRQPTYVGLDSIVYIEELEKRNILKVDLGYGQSCTAQFAAELDQEQIITISDVVCR, encoded by the coding sequence ATGAAAGAGTATGTGAGTTTGAAGCGAAGTACGCTTGCCCAATGTATTATCATTATTTTTTGTGCACCAAGTTTTCATTTGCATGCTGAAACTTTTTTAGAAATTCCAGATGCAGTTCAAACCATTCAAGAAATTCCACCGATTAAGCTATATTTGGATTTGGTGATTAACTCTTATTCAACTCAAAAAGTTGTCACCATCATCGCGGTTGATGATCACTACTATTTACAAAAAATAGTGCTAAATGACTTAGATATTAATCCTGAGCATTTTCATACGCAGCAAGCGCTGAAAAGTGAAGATTTGTTGCATCTTGGGATTAATTCTCAGCCTGATGAATGGGTACAACTTGATCAACAATCCGAAATAAAAACTGCTTATAACGCAAGTCACCAGCAAATTTTATTGGAAATGCCCTCGAATTGGTTACCTGAGCAACAATTAGGTAAAGACTATTGGTATAAGCGTACAACTGCACAAAGTGGAATGGGGTTGTTAAATAACTATGATATTTATGTGCAGAAGCCTCATCACCAATCAACCTCATATAATATTCTTACTGAACAGCGGTTTTTTAGTCCCTACGGTTCTTTGAAAAATACAGGTAACTTCAGATCCTTTAAAAATTCGATCAATCAAAAGACAGAAAATGATTACATTCGTTACGACACACATTGGCAATTTGACAGTGAAGACAATATTGCAACCCTAGAAATAGGTGATATTTATTCTGCTAGGAAAAATAGTTGGACGCAATCTGTGCGCTTAGGAGGCATTCAGTTGCGGCGAAATTATAGTATTCGTCCAGATTTAATTACTTATCCTTTACCACAGTTTACTGGTGAATCAGCCTTGCCGAGTACGGTGGATTTATTTATTAATGGCTTAAAAAGCTCAACCGATCATATTCAACCGGGGCCATATGTTTTAAACAGTGTCCCTTTTATTAATGGTCGTGGTGAAGCGGTTGTGGTAACGACGGATGCTGTTGGTCGGCAAGTTTCGACCACAGTTCCTTTTTATGTTTCAGGCGATTTACTTCAACCTAAACTTTTTGACTATTCTATCTCAGCAGGAAAATTACGTGAGAATTATGGCATAAAAAACTTTGATTATGGTGATCTTATTGGAAGTTTTGATGGGCGCTATGGGGTTACTCCTTGGTTGACTGCGGAAGCACATGCTGAAGGAAACAATGATGTATGGAATATGGGTTTTGGACAAGTGTTCAAGCTCTACAATTTTGGTGTTTTAAATACGTCTTATTCGTATAGCCAAGCCAATGCTAATCAGCACAACCTAGAGCATGATGTCAGTGGGCATCAGTGGACGGTTGGTTATCAATATCAACAACCTCATTTTGGTTTTAACGCATTACACTCTAAACAAAGTGAAAACTTTAAAAGAGTGGCGAACTATTATACAGATGGTTTGATTTCGATTAATGCACAAGAAAGTACTGTTGCCAATATGCACTTTTCCACAAAAAAATCTGGTGCGTTTGGTATTGGTTATTTTGGCATTAAACGTGATGGTTTTGATGATTCAGAGTTATTAAGTCTATCGTGGGCACCTGTATTGCCGAGCGAGTTAAAAGGTGCAACTTTATCTTTATCTGCCAATCGAGATTTAAAGCAAGATACGTGGAATGCTGGTGTTCAACTGACCATACCTTGGGGGCAAACACGAAGTTATTTAAATACAGGTTATCAATATCAGCAAGATGGGCGTAACTCTGCGTATGTAAACTATAATTATCAAATGCCTACAGAGGGCGGTTTTGGTGTCAACCTAACACATCGTTATAACGAAGGCTCAGATGGTTATAATCAAGCCCAAGTCAATTATCGTAATCGTTATTTTAACCTTCAAGCGGGTATTTCTGGAGATGATAATTATGACCAATGGTATGGTTTAGCAGGTTCTTTGATTTGGATGAAAAATACTATTTTTGCAGCCAATCGACTTGGGGAATCATTTTCTCTGATCAGTACCAATGGACATGCCAATATCCCGATTCGTTATGAAAATAACTTGATTGGTGAAACCAATAAAAAGGGATATTTATTTGTGCCAAATGTCACGCCTTATTATGGTGCTAAATATTCTATCGATCCACTTAATCTTTCTTCGAACTATGCAACGCCTGTGGTAGAGCAACGTACAGCAGCCAAACTGGGTACAGGGATTGTGGTTGATTTTCCAGTTAAAAAAGTACAAGCAGGTAGTATTTACTTAAAGCGTGAAAATGGTGAGCCCTTACCCGCAGGTGCTGTGGTTTATCAAGAAGGTCGTCAACCTACCTATGTGGGTCTAGACAGTATTGTTTATATTGAAGAATTGGAAAAGCGGAATATTTTAAAAGTAGATTTGGGGTATGGACAGTCCTGTACAGCTCAGTTTGCCGCAGAGTTAGATCAAGAACAGATCATTACCATTTCAGATGTCGTGTGTAGGTAG
- a CDS encoding Csu type fimbrial protein, with product MKNKLLSLLAVGFLGLPVEQAFALGCSTYTSGVLLGPESSFDIPSIGEQIMSGGLSCEILLSALSTQYIKYKVMDIPAALIHENGINQAKIIIRDSQNTILKNNFEKDLSEWDWLSAFNGPDNSIAFKITINETTNLKPGVYTGTLKMKWYYYIGAVGIGGVNLWTYKSPGTLWLPFVGLVRWGTGEDSNIPLQLIVDKDCKINAQNINFGKAPLVSKFNPVTGTVQITCSAETPYSVGLSDGQNFDQTRRMLNTTGSGYLPYEIYKHTTTNRWGHLGTERWASADATFNPGIYDGSAVQGYAYTAKIIDDASNPSVVGTYKDTLTIEVAF from the coding sequence ATGAAAAATAAATTACTTTCTTTGTTGGCTGTGGGATTCTTAGGTTTACCTGTAGAACAGGCGTTTGCACTAGGTTGCTCGACTTATACATCTGGCGTACTTTTGGGACCTGAAAGTTCTTTTGACATCCCATCTATAGGAGAACAAATCATGTCAGGAGGATTATCCTGCGAGATTTTATTGAGCGCCCTTTCAACACAATATATAAAATATAAAGTTATGGATATTCCTGCAGCTTTGATTCACGAGAATGGGATAAATCAGGCAAAGATTATCATTAGAGATTCTCAAAATACTATTTTAAAAAATAATTTTGAAAAAGATCTCAGCGAATGGGATTGGCTATCTGCATTTAACGGACCTGATAATAGTATTGCTTTTAAAATTACTATTAATGAAACAACTAATTTAAAACCTGGAGTTTATACGGGTACCTTAAAAATGAAATGGTATTATTACATTGGTGCTGTTGGAATCGGTGGTGTTAACCTTTGGACTTATAAGAGTCCTGGTACTTTATGGTTGCCTTTTGTAGGATTGGTGCGATGGGGTACTGGCGAAGACTCTAACATTCCACTTCAATTAATCGTAGATAAAGACTGTAAGATCAATGCACAAAATATTAATTTTGGTAAGGCTCCCCTAGTTTCCAAGTTTAATCCTGTCACAGGTACAGTACAGATCACCTGTTCAGCAGAAACGCCTTATAGTGTTGGGTTGAGTGATGGACAAAACTTTGATCAAACCAGACGTATGCTAAATACAACAGGCAGTGGTTATTTACCGTATGAAATTTATAAACATACTACAACTAATCGCTGGGGGCATTTAGGCACTGAACGTTGGGCAAGTGCAGACGCTACATTCAACCCAGGTATTTATGATGGTTCTGCTGTTCAAGGCTATGCTTATACTGCTAAAATTATCGATGATGCAAGTAATCCTTCAGTTGTGGGGACATATAAAGACACACTTACCATAGAAGTGGCTTTTTAG